A part of Terriglobia bacterium genomic DNA contains:
- a CDS encoding malectin: MHESERMRLSESQERAVRAELNCLLESDAFRTSKRCREFIQYIVEQTIKGSNGALKERLIGVQLFQLPPDFDTGQHTIVRVTANEVRKKLAQYYSAENGSCRPVRINLPPGAYSTEFRWEATVAEPPVVVRSRWLTGLVIACVTLGLIAAGVFPWWRWHAAKPISADGKLTVVPGPVSKASPGSGDLRMITGSTDPYVDRTGRTWDADRFFSGGSVLVRRSEKIFRTLDPDIYRHIRQGDFRYDIPLEPGTYELHLHFAETGLSDFISAESSGEGQRVFRVSANGKPILDVFDVVADAAGSNISDERIFRNISPAEDGVLHLSFASMRGAAMLSGVEVLPVSGGEVRPVRIRAGWPAGWQDSAGQQWQGDSYFLGGNALVRAMNPARESNSPDMALYASERWGHFSYAVPVAEGRYRVTLKFCEGHYGQNNTGVGGVGSRIFDVYCNGVALLRDFDILKQAGGEGLPLYQTFSGIRPNAQGKIVLTFVPIKGMACVNGIEVVEDSK; this comes from the coding sequence ATGCACGAAAGCGAACGGATGAGACTCAGCGAGTCACAGGAGCGGGCCGTGCGGGCCGAACTCAACTGCCTGCTGGAGAGTGATGCGTTCCGCACCAGCAAGCGATGCAGGGAGTTCATCCAGTACATCGTCGAGCAGACAATTAAGGGATCGAATGGTGCTCTCAAAGAACGCCTGATCGGAGTCCAACTCTTCCAGCTGCCGCCCGACTTTGATACGGGCCAGCACACGATTGTCCGCGTAACCGCCAACGAAGTGCGGAAGAAACTGGCGCAATACTACTCGGCCGAGAATGGTTCGTGCCGTCCGGTCAGAATCAACTTGCCGCCGGGAGCATACAGCACGGAATTCAGATGGGAGGCGACGGTGGCGGAGCCGCCTGTTGTGGTACGCTCGAGGTGGCTCACCGGCCTGGTAATTGCCTGCGTCACGCTTGGTTTAATAGCCGCTGGTGTTTTCCCCTGGTGGCGCTGGCATGCGGCGAAGCCCATCTCGGCTGATGGCAAATTGACCGTTGTTCCCGGCCCTGTATCAAAGGCATCGCCGGGCAGCGGGGATCTGCGCATGATCACAGGATCTACCGATCCCTACGTCGACCGCACCGGACGGACATGGGATGCGGATCGCTTCTTTTCCGGAGGTTCCGTGCTGGTCCGTCGGTCGGAGAAGATCTTCCGAACACTGGATCCCGATATTTACCGGCACATCCGCCAAGGCGATTTTCGATATGACATTCCGCTTGAGCCAGGCACTTACGAACTGCACCTTCATTTTGCCGAGACGGGGTTGAGCGATTTCATTAGCGCGGAATCCAGCGGCGAGGGGCAGCGTGTTTTTCGGGTCTCCGCCAATGGGAAGCCGATTCTGGATGTATTCGATGTGGTGGCTGATGCCGCGGGGTCCAACATCTCGGATGAACGGATCTTCAGGAACATCTCGCCGGCCGAAGATGGCGTCCTTCACCTGAGCTTTGCCTCTATGAGAGGCGCAGCCATGCTGAGCGGAGTCGAGGTGCTGCCGGTCAGTGGCGGGGAGGTCAGGCCCGTCCGAATTCGAGCGGGTTGGCCGGCCGGGTGGCAGGATTCCGCCGGACAGCAGTGGCAGGGCGATTCCTATTTTTTGGGAGGAAATGCCTTGGTCCGAGCCATGAATCCGGCTCGGGAGAGCAACTCCCCTGACATGGCGCTCTATGCCAGCGAGCGGTGGGGGCATTTTTCCTATGCCGTGCCGGTGGCCGAGGGCCGATATCGGGTAACGTTGAAATTCTGCGAAGGTCACTACGGACAAAATAACACCGGCGTGGGTGGGGTTGGCAGCCGTATCTTTGACGTCTACTGCAACGGCGTAGCCCTGCTGAGGGACTTCGACATCCTTAAGCAGGCGGGTGGGGAGGGCCTGCCTCTGTACCAGACCTTTTCCGGGATTCGACCCAACGCGCAGGGCAAGATCGTCCTCACATTCGTTCCTATCAAGGGAATGGCCTGCGTGAATGGCATCGAAGTCGTGGAAGATTCAAAATAG
- a CDS encoding family 43 glycosylhydrolase, whose product MSLSSIRAATAPLLVIVVFGATPALWSQTTAHTAAVPVVGKSLRYCNPLPLEASSRDGSPQGVSLGDVTVVREGDSYYLFGTGGGAWVSSDFLNWKYQAVVVRGGRLPVAPHVVKYKGAFYMSGNGAPLYRAPNILGPYEVLGPWKNEKGEPWTGVSNGKPWTGAFDVDIFVDDDNKPYLYFPGRSTDGIYVVPLDSNDLTRFAAAPKHLFGFDRSHVWERWGDKNEYANVAWIEGPWAFKRNGTYYLEYSASGTQWLSYASGVYTAKSPLGPFAYPPRNPLLRKTTGIVTGPGHGCVVQGPDGNWWVFYTIVMANPPGGRRIGMDPVDFDANGNVFTRGPSDTPQWAPGAVANPVRNGDSGSIPLSVNKLRAMNQRGAFSSQHSGHEAAYALDDSNGTWWEPAEDDAKPTLTIDLGSITEFESEQLFTVDSSRIEFTASRGGSGGPGGRAGGQPAAPQSASQQPAGSVAFRYKIEASRDGQTFTTLLDKTGNSITRYTEFDELTPTQCRFVRLTITDWPHIGTSPLGITEFTVFGKPVETPTQ is encoded by the coding sequence ATGTCTTTATCTTCCATACGCGCTGCAACAGCTCCGCTGCTCGTGATCGTCGTTTTCGGTGCAACTCCGGCGTTGTGGTCCCAAACCACCGCGCACACGGCAGCGGTGCCCGTTGTCGGCAAGTCTCTGCGGTACTGCAATCCACTTCCGCTGGAAGCCTCGTCGCGAGACGGTTCTCCCCAGGGCGTCAGCCTGGGGGACGTCACAGTGGTGCGTGAGGGCGACTCCTACTACCTGTTCGGAACTGGCGGCGGAGCATGGGTATCTTCCGACTTCCTCAATTGGAAATACCAGGCAGTTGTGGTTCGCGGGGGCCGCCTCCCAGTAGCGCCTCATGTGGTCAAATACAAAGGCGCCTTCTATATGTCCGGCAACGGCGCCCCGCTGTACCGGGCGCCCAACATTCTGGGCCCATATGAAGTCCTGGGGCCCTGGAAGAACGAAAAGGGGGAACCCTGGACCGGCGTTTCGAACGGAAAACCGTGGACCGGCGCATTCGACGTCGATATCTTCGTCGATGACGACAACAAGCCGTATCTGTACTTCCCCGGTCGTTCTACGGACGGGATCTACGTTGTGCCGTTGGATTCGAATGACCTGACGCGGTTCGCCGCCGCGCCCAAGCACCTGTTCGGCTTCGACCGATCACACGTATGGGAGCGCTGGGGAGATAAGAACGAGTACGCGAACGTGGCCTGGATCGAAGGCCCTTGGGCATTCAAGCGCAACGGGACCTATTACCTGGAATACAGCGCCTCCGGAACGCAGTGGCTGTCCTACGCTAGCGGCGTATACACAGCCAAGAGCCCGCTCGGTCCATTCGCATACCCCCCGCGAAATCCCCTCCTGCGAAAGACCACCGGCATTGTGACCGGACCCGGCCACGGCTGCGTGGTGCAGGGGCCGGATGGAAACTGGTGGGTCTTCTACACCATCGTGATGGCTAATCCTCCGGGAGGCAGGCGCATCGGCATGGATCCCGTGGATTTCGATGCCAATGGAAACGTGTTCACCCGCGGCCCGAGCGATACACCTCAATGGGCGCCGGGCGCCGTGGCCAACCCGGTACGCAACGGCGACTCGGGCTCCATTCCCCTCAGCGTCAACAAACTCCGCGCTATGAATCAGCGCGGCGCCTTCTCCAGCCAGCATTCCGGCCATGAAGCGGCGTACGCGCTCGACGACTCGAACGGAACCTGGTGGGAGCCTGCCGAAGATGATGCGAAGCCGACGCTGACGATCGATCTGGGCTCGATCACCGAGTTCGAGAGCGAACAATTGTTCACGGTGGATTCCAGCCGCATCGAGTTCACCGCCAGCCGAGGGGGCTCTGGCGGCCCGGGCGGCCGCGCCGGCGGCCAGCCCGCCGCTCCGCAGTCTGCCAGCCAGCAGCCAGCGGGCAGCGTGGCATTCCGTTACAAGATCGAGGCCTCGCGCGACGGCCAGACTTTCACGACGCTCCTGGACAAGACAGGAAACAGCATTACCAGGTACACGGAGTTCGACGAACTTACTCCCACTCAGTGCCGTTTTGTGCGGTTGACCATTACCGATTGGCCGCATATCGGCACCTCCCCGCTGGGAATCACGGAGTTCACCGTGTTCGGAAAGCCGGTGGAAACCCCGACGCAATAG
- a CDS encoding Gfo/Idh/MocA family oxidoreductase, whose translation MNEHRFSRRYFLYGTLLAGAIPARGFGRTPSLSALGYKSPNDKLNVACVGMGTRGPQILRGAAVTENIVALCDVDDVRAARGFQAYSNAKKYRDYRKMFEAEKNIDAVMIATPDHTHTPVALLAMHLGKHVYCEKPLTRTAWEARLLADAAVKYKVATQMGNQGFSHEGTKTACEILWSGDIGDVKEVHAWTGMIYGGQPNIPCTGPESVSVPDTLDWNLWLGPAVQRLFNPLMTNQWRAFLDFSTGGSLGDWLVHNLGPAHLALRLDKAAPISVECVKVEGVNQWVWPLRSHIIFEFPARGSMPPVTIHVYQNMRGDFQNPPGMAESDRLFPPMNNLADKGRPFVGGGDGMMLVGDQLTLDGKPVTAARAGGPPAGAPGGRGGAAGPGGAPQDPTLRAPGNGAVFVGSKGYMATTSRGEGVWLLPASRWAEYRLPPQSLQRGVNHQQDWIRACKGGAPGVSEFAVAGKYLEWLALGAIALRVPGKLMWDAKNMRFANNQEANKHLKPFLRKGWDLKV comes from the coding sequence ATGAACGAACACCGTTTCTCCAGGCGCTACTTCCTCTATGGAACTCTTCTGGCCGGCGCCATCCCGGCGCGCGGATTCGGCAGAACGCCGTCGCTGTCGGCCCTCGGCTACAAGTCCCCGAATGACAAACTCAACGTTGCCTGTGTGGGGATGGGAACACGCGGTCCTCAGATCCTGCGTGGCGCCGCCGTGACCGAAAACATCGTCGCTTTGTGCGATGTGGACGACGTGCGCGCGGCACGCGGCTTCCAGGCCTACTCGAACGCCAAGAAGTACAGAGACTACCGCAAAATGTTCGAGGCCGAGAAAAATATTGATGCCGTGATGATCGCCACGCCTGATCACACGCACACGCCTGTGGCTTTGCTGGCCATGCACCTCGGCAAGCACGTTTACTGCGAAAAGCCGCTCACCCGCACGGCCTGGGAGGCGCGTCTCCTGGCTGATGCCGCGGTGAAGTACAAAGTCGCGACTCAGATGGGCAATCAGGGATTCAGCCACGAAGGAACCAAGACAGCGTGTGAGATCCTCTGGTCGGGCGATATCGGCGACGTCAAGGAAGTGCACGCCTGGACGGGCATGATCTACGGCGGCCAACCCAACATTCCTTGCACCGGACCCGAATCTGTGTCGGTGCCCGACACTCTTGATTGGAACCTGTGGCTCGGTCCGGCCGTCCAGCGCCTCTTCAACCCGCTGATGACCAACCAGTGGCGCGCGTTTCTGGACTTCTCCACCGGCGGATCGCTGGGCGACTGGCTGGTGCACAATCTCGGTCCGGCGCACCTGGCCCTGCGGCTCGACAAGGCGGCTCCTATCAGCGTGGAATGCGTGAAGGTGGAAGGAGTGAACCAGTGGGTCTGGCCGCTTCGCTCCCACATCATCTTCGAATTCCCTGCGCGCGGCAGCATGCCCCCTGTCACCATCCACGTCTACCAGAACATGCGGGGCGACTTCCAGAATCCTCCCGGCATGGCGGAAAGTGATCGCCTGTTCCCGCCCATGAACAACCTCGCCGACAAGGGCCGGCCGTTTGTCGGCGGCGGCGATGGCATGATGCTGGTGGGCGACCAGCTCACCCTCGATGGCAAGCCGGTGACTGCAGCACGGGCCGGAGGTCCCCCCGCCGGCGCTCCCGGTGGTCGTGGCGGTGCCGCGGGACCCGGTGGCGCCCCGCAGGATCCCACGCTGCGCGCTCCGGGCAATGGCGCCGTGTTCGTGGGCTCCAAGGGCTACATGGCGACGACCTCGCGCGGCGAAGGCGTGTGGCTCCTCCCGGCATCCCGCTGGGCCGAGTACAGGCTGCCGCCGCAATCCCTGCAGCGCGGCGTCAATCACCAGCAGGACTGGATCCGCGCCTGCAAAGGCGGCGCTCCGGGCGTCTCCGAATTCGCCGTCGCCGGGAAGTACCTCGAATGGCTGGCGCTTGGCGCCATAGCGCTGCGCGTCCCTGGTAAGCTGATGTGGGACGCCAAAAACATGCGCTTCGCCAACAATCAGGAGGCCAACAAGCATCTCAAGCCCTTCCTCCGCAAAGGCTGGGATCTCAAAGTGTAG
- a CDS encoding alpha-L-fucosidase, which produces MKISRRRLMQLSATVAPGVPLLCAFGRRGLTATGNKSARAIAAGPFKPTWDSLTSGYQCPEWFRDAKFGIWAHWSAQCVPEQGDWYARQMYIQSHRHYLYHVGNYGHPSKFGFMELDNLWKAEKWEPEKLIGLYRRAGAKYFFALANHHDNFDTYRSGHHAWNSVNIGPKKDIVGIWAKSARQAGLRFGVSNHSAHAWHWFQTAYGYDAEGPDADVRYDAYTLSTKDGKGKWWQGLDPQQLYTGRSMVIPDGIKTIAEATAWHEKNDRRWDENPPAQNPTFVEHWFLRCQDLIDQYHPDVLYFDNTELPLGQAGLDIAAHYYNSSIKRSGRLDVVLTAKNMSSGHRRALVEDIERGVATEIRPEPWQTDTCIGAWHYERRLFEQNRYKTAEQVVKMLIDIVSKNGNLMLSVPVRGDGTIDEDEVACVEGIASWMASNGEGIYGSRPWSVYGEGPSVSTPPPKGMFGGALDVRAYTSEDIRFTTVGESLYAFVLAWPEGGKVTIKMLAQGSASYPKEIARVEMLGRPGPLTFTRSPAGLALTLPEKKPGDFAYTLKINS; this is translated from the coding sequence ATGAAGATAAGTCGACGCAGGTTGATGCAGCTGTCGGCTACGGTGGCGCCAGGCGTGCCGCTCCTCTGCGCGTTCGGTCGCAGAGGGCTTACCGCAACTGGCAATAAGTCGGCGCGCGCAATTGCAGCGGGCCCGTTTAAGCCGACATGGGACTCTCTCACTTCAGGATATCAATGCCCTGAGTGGTTCCGCGATGCGAAGTTCGGCATCTGGGCCCACTGGTCTGCGCAGTGTGTCCCCGAGCAAGGAGACTGGTACGCGCGCCAGATGTATATCCAAAGCCACCGTCACTATCTGTACCATGTCGGGAATTACGGCCATCCCTCCAAGTTCGGTTTCATGGAATTGGACAACCTGTGGAAGGCGGAGAAGTGGGAGCCGGAAAAACTCATCGGGCTTTACAGGCGCGCCGGCGCAAAATATTTTTTTGCGTTGGCCAACCACCACGACAACTTCGACACTTACCGCTCAGGCCACCATGCGTGGAACTCGGTCAACATCGGCCCGAAAAAAGACATCGTAGGCATTTGGGCGAAATCGGCGCGTCAGGCCGGGTTGCGGTTTGGCGTGAGCAACCACAGCGCTCACGCCTGGCATTGGTTCCAGACCGCGTACGGGTACGATGCCGAGGGTCCGGATGCGGACGTGCGCTATGATGCGTACACGCTCAGCACGAAGGATGGGAAGGGCAAATGGTGGCAGGGACTCGATCCGCAGCAGCTCTATACGGGCCGCAGCATGGTCATTCCCGACGGGATCAAGACGATCGCCGAGGCCACCGCCTGGCATGAGAAGAACGACCGCCGCTGGGACGAGAACCCACCCGCGCAGAATCCCACATTCGTCGAGCACTGGTTCCTGCGATGCCAGGATCTCATCGATCAGTATCATCCGGACGTTCTGTATTTTGACAACACCGAACTGCCTCTGGGTCAGGCCGGGCTCGATATTGCCGCGCACTACTACAATTCCTCCATCAAGCGGAGCGGCCGGCTCGATGTGGTGCTCACTGCCAAGAACATGTCCTCTGGACATCGCAGAGCCCTGGTGGAGGATATCGAACGCGGCGTGGCCACCGAAATTAGACCTGAACCCTGGCAAACCGATACCTGCATCGGTGCCTGGCACTACGAGCGCCGGCTTTTCGAACAGAATCGCTACAAGACCGCCGAACAAGTGGTCAAAATGCTCATCGACATCGTGAGCAAAAACGGCAACCTCATGCTCAGCGTCCCGGTGCGCGGCGATGGCACGATCGACGAAGACGAAGTGGCCTGTGTGGAGGGGATCGCCAGTTGGATGGCAAGCAATGGCGAGGGGATTTACGGCAGCCGGCCGTGGAGTGTGTACGGCGAGGGGCCGTCCGTTTCCACTCCGCCTCCCAAGGGAATGTTTGGCGGCGCCCTCGACGTGCGCGCCTACACGAGCGAAGACATCCGATTTACTACCGTGGGCGAATCTCTTTATGCCTTCGTCCTTGCCTGGCCCGAGGGTGGCAAAGTCACCATCAAAATGCTTGCACAGGGCAGTGCCTCTTATCCGAAGGAAATCGCCCGCGTCGAGATGCTTGGAAGGCCCGGCCCGCTGACATTCACCCGCAGCCCGGCGGGACTCGCATTGACATTACCGGAAAAGAAGCCCGGAGATTTCGCTTATACGCTGAAGATCAATTCATAA
- a CDS encoding ROK family protein — translation MGRINERALLGRLQHIGHASRADLAKSLGLSQPTSGRIADDLLRLGVLEEVDEVAAASLPRARAGNRRGKAGRPGRILRLNRTQPRFLVIQLDVSETNLAALPLGVEPEDHWTFQTKTSSSAEAWVRQLKAVAAKIPRYDYWGVLVSVPGIVDEAHARVLFSPNLHWTEAVELRALIQQVWRAPVELVQEERALALGHQSVDASEEDFLLVDFGEGVGGAAIISGRLYSSPLPLSVELGHTPVLGNRRKCGCGAFGCVETLISKRGLIRSFASEHHSAGSAWESLQEAVAAHGVPPWLARTLDATGVVISGALNVTGLRRLILTGILTELAPSVVEYLCNAIMRGSMWARFGELSIETAPRRRAAGLVAVGIDRLALPMEKNRWIGEMPPPAPNRAFRGWLSYNE, via the coding sequence ATGGGACGCATCAACGAGCGCGCCTTGCTGGGGCGTCTGCAGCATATCGGCCACGCCTCTCGTGCCGATCTGGCCAAATCCCTCGGGCTGAGTCAACCGACGTCAGGAAGGATTGCCGATGACTTGCTCCGCCTCGGCGTGCTGGAGGAGGTGGACGAAGTGGCTGCTGCGTCGCTGCCGCGTGCGCGCGCAGGGAACAGACGCGGAAAGGCTGGTCGGCCGGGCAGAATTCTGCGTTTGAACCGGACTCAGCCCCGTTTTTTGGTCATCCAGCTGGATGTGAGCGAAACCAACCTTGCGGCGCTGCCCTTGGGCGTCGAGCCCGAGGATCACTGGACCTTTCAGACGAAGACCTCCTCATCGGCGGAGGCCTGGGTGCGGCAACTCAAGGCGGTGGCCGCGAAGATCCCGCGTTATGACTATTGGGGTGTCTTGGTGAGCGTGCCCGGGATTGTCGATGAAGCGCATGCGCGCGTGTTGTTCTCGCCCAACCTGCACTGGACCGAGGCTGTTGAACTCCGTGCGCTGATACAGCAGGTCTGGCGGGCGCCTGTGGAATTGGTGCAGGAAGAACGAGCGCTCGCGTTGGGCCACCAGAGCGTCGATGCCAGTGAGGAGGATTTCCTGCTGGTGGATTTCGGCGAGGGTGTCGGCGGGGCGGCGATTATCTCAGGCAGGCTGTACAGCAGCCCGTTGCCTCTCAGCGTTGAGCTGGGACACACGCCCGTGCTCGGCAACCGGCGCAAGTGCGGCTGTGGCGCCTTCGGCTGCGTCGAGACTCTCATATCCAAGCGCGGGTTGATCCGGAGTTTTGCATCCGAACACCACAGTGCGGGGTCTGCCTGGGAATCCCTGCAGGAAGCCGTCGCAGCGCACGGGGTCCCCCCGTGGCTGGCGCGGACCCTCGATGCGACCGGGGTCGTGATTTCGGGTGCGCTGAATGTCACAGGACTTCGGCGTCTCATCCTTACCGGAATCCTGACGGAACTGGCGCCTTCCGTGGTCGAGTACCTCTGCAATGCCATCATGAGAGGGTCGATGTGGGCGCGGTTCGGCGAACTTTCGATCGAAACGGCTCCAAGGCGCCGGGCCGCGGGCCTGGTTGCGGTTGGCATTGACCGGCTGGCGCTGCCCATGGAAAAGAACAGATGGATAGGAGAAATGCCGCCACCCGCCCCCAATCGGGCTTTTCGCGGCTGGCTCAGCTATAACGAGTAG